CGGATGTTTTTTCTCTATGTCGTCGCTATTTTccacgactaatgtgtcgtagcatacaACGTTGCTCACCGGCGACGGggtctgtcacgccccggaggagtccctgtccgaagaaatttcggcagcacctcccctgtacggcggacaatctgaaactttctacatacacaaaatacatcagccacaggcggctggaatatacacacaaccacgcagttatatgatacagcctactcggctgatacaataataacacaaccacgcagttataagtaaagcagcccactcggctgtaccaaaatcaaaacacaacggaaaacgaCAGAAACCATATACAAACCAAACAcgaaactgctagccggctaggcttacacaaccaacaaccaatacaaaatactacataacaacatcaacactccaaaaaaaaaaccggagtacagagataaacaaactgatacataaacaacaaaagataagtgaaaccgataagtcttctgatgtgacgtggggaccagcagacaggatattccaagcgacaccaaaaccaacctggtacctgaaaaaaaatagtatcaacgggggtgagttcaacaactcagcgaataccaatgggcatgagtagtaagatatatctaacagcaacaaacatggaatacaacttcctaatcatatatagggaatatgcaaaactgaaaggtaactgaggaagctgtactcaccaggaactcctatccagacaaaagggtcgtcaaaccgaaagtgtcaataatcctgtatgcaggtcaaaagtatgcatccaaccaaaatgcagcaaccaaatgcagcaaacacaatcataagaatataaatacatcaatgcatatgatgctaatgatgcgtcatggtcacccctgacgccagtcagtcctctcacacacaaaaggcgagaccgagtgggtagggctgtgacaaccgtgcactctgtcctcactgctcctgatgagtgaccgagtggacgggatgctgtcggagtactcctgtcctgtgaccccaaatcataaatgggggagctcaatgctctcatctcccggtacacgatgacggggaggtatctctgccggttaccatgctgagtcacctgaccaacggagccaaacagagtccaccgtctgccggctactacgctgctacactaaatgccagcggagccaaacagagcggaactgtctgccggctaccacgctgagtcacctgaccaacggagccaaacagcagaaccgccacacacctgcctgatataccactaatccatgagtggtggtgtgtgcagtacatgtaactggcgatgtgctccaccatagtggagccgacaatcgcacagcatgcaatcatgatgcatgacactaagcatagcaaaaactgatcaacatatccatatccatatatatataatgagtactgtaaaatcgatggtcacataccaagatctagagtacacaggtcagatagaatatcaaaaatctatgtcctgaacataattaGTATGAAATATCCTGATCAGTATagaaaaaatccatatatacataatatgggtaccacagtatcagtaggtcaaatccacagatctagggtatacaggtcctttatgatataacaacctagatcctaaacatatccccctttccatagcatatgtaccaacaatatgcacagatcaaagaatcaaagtctaggtacacgaatcatatatgatatacaaatagaggtacacaagccaggtatggcataaaaacctaagtatcagataatttagatacacatgccagaaacaaaaatccagaacctagtcctaacctcagtaaaacatggtatgtcactctagaacctaagatactcatggtaataaagtactcatggcaaataggatactcatggtaacaaatcacgagatatcagcacggatacataacaagagttaaacctaacatgctatggatatcaaatagtgacataccaaagacaaacatgttcattacttgcagctataaagtactatgcatatccaaatgacgatatcataaaagataagtcaagaggtacccgcctccaatgtagatcgaatcaaaccaatccaaatgtcgagacgcccgtcccGAATCACAGTCCTGCAGAtaacgtgatatacaatttagctaattttataaacaacaactagctaaatccaacccaacttaattaggaaaaatcctaatcgatctatcattaattaatcctaattaatgattaacttgaattaatcttcttaatcaataatcctcaatcaacacaatcatttcctttcgctgatcaacttacgcttagcaatatgatcatctctaataaatccaaggactaaatctaatccaacataaatcaactgtacttaattcatcacaactacaatagattaaaccttccataatcacattaggttaagttaaacatgaatccatcataacttacctaaatccacAATTAATCTAGCAACTGCAGGTTACAATATTTCCAACATAATTCGATACAATTGCATATCCTCCAAATACTCATAGAAATACAACCAAAACTCCACACATAACTTACCTTGAATTAATATCCCCGATACTGATCCAAAATCTTCACATTCCATATGCCCAATTGAATTCCTAATCCAAACAGAATAATCTAACATAAAAATCATAAGAGGGCAACCTTGCAACGAAACCAAGCCAACAAAGGGGAAATGATTTGATGCATTTACCTCATCAGTGATATGATGGAACTGCTCCTTGTAAATCTGAAAATCAATTGGGCAGTAGATGCAAGatcaagctcacaaccaaaataaaggtaaatgGATGATGAGTACATGACCGTGAAGCCGCTGTTGGAGCTCATCCTGACAAGAACACACAAGAGAAACTAGTCCCAGTGAGGAAGAAAATCTGCTCAATACAATCACTCACCGACAATACAGGTGGTGATGACTAAGGCACCATCCCGAAGGAAAAACCCAGGAATAAGTGGTTTACTGTGGGGTCGACGGTGCATAGCTACAGACGGTGGTCGGCGTTGGGTCGAGAGACGGCGGCGTCGGCAAGCACTGTGGTggtcggctagggcagaagggagGCCGACGGCACTGTGCAGGGATGCTTGGCATCACTGGCGGCAGTGGGGAGGGGGCTCAGATCTCACAGTGGCTAGGGCTTCGGCTTGGAGGTAGATTTCGGCCGAGAGGGGCGGCGGCGCGTTCCGACCTCAGTGGCGGAgacagggaagaagaaaggaagagggagagagaagatagtcgccggctctctgttccctggtgtcgtcggcgtcgggcagaggagagggaaGCAACGGCGGTTTGCGGCGCCGGTTAAGGCGGCgacagaagaggagaagaaaaagaaacggaggaaataaaatgagaaagaaaatataaaaataaaaataaaaatcaacttttcctcactaaaacagggtagcctaaacaggcatttccggaccccgtttttattcccgttaactcgtccgtacgagctccgaaaaatttccaaaaattccaaaaaattcccttattaatattcgcctattttcggtattttacagggtCGCTGGTAAGAATCACCATCTCGAAAGAAGGGATGTGGAACGGAGTTTGTCTCCAATGGTTGCCGACAATAAGGTCACAGATAGACTTGCGACTGGGTTGCAGTTCGGTGATCGAGTTGTTTTTGCCAATATTAGCGCTGTTGCCCAGGATTGAAAATCGCGACGATTTCGTGATTTTCACTAGAGCCGTtgaagggatttttgccgatcGACGATGCATCAGTGGCCTGCTGGCGACCGTGTCCGTCGCGGTTGCGTGGCATGTACAGCGTGTGCAGCGTGAGAACATGGGCAGCAATGCGGCGGAGAAAACGGCGATGTGAAGAAATAACGAAGCACAGTAAcgtgaggaaaagtttgatttaaataaatcaaataaaaaaaaaacgtgAGCGAAAATGTCGCATGCagttaaaaaaaaaacgaaatttttttgtttcgattttttttta
This portion of the Zingiber officinale cultivar Zhangliang unplaced genomic scaffold, Zo_v1.1 ctg195, whole genome shotgun sequence genome encodes:
- the LOC122036691 gene encoding uncharacterized protein LOC122036691 isoform X1; this encodes MPSIPAQCRRPPFCPSRPPQCLPTPPSLDPTPTTVCSYAPSTPQMSSNSGFTVMYSSSIYLYFGCELDLASTAQLIFRFTRSSSIISLMRNSIGHMECEDFGSVSGILIQGL
- the LOC122036691 gene encoding uncharacterized protein LOC122036691 isoform X2; its protein translation is MPSIPAQCRRPPFCPSRPPQCLPTPPSLDPTPTTVCSYAPSTPQMSSNSGFTVIFTRSSSIISLMRNSIGHMECEDFGSVSGILIQGL